In the genome of Deinococcus deserti VCD115, one region contains:
- the lpdA gene encoding dihydrolipoyl dehydrogenase has protein sequence MDSFDVLVIGGGPAGYVAAIRAAQLGFSTACVDAFERDGKASLGGTCLNVGCIPSKAMLDSSEKFEMITHEAAEHGIDVQGASVDVARMLSRKAGVVDKLTGGIAYLFKKNKVKSFFGLGRLVRQDGDGWVVDAAGTEVRAKHVIVATGSNPRALPLAPFGGHIVENSGALAFEQVPGKLGVIGAGVIGLELGSVWRRLGAQVTVLEALPGFLMAADDAIAKEALKQFQKQGLEFHFGVSITEVTQDNAGVTVTYQENGNAVTAQFDKLIVSIGRVPNTQGLGADTVGLELDERGFVKVDSHYRTNLPGIYAIGDVIGGAMLAHKAEEEGVALAEMIAGQAGHVNYDVIPWVIYTSPEIAWAGLTEKGAKEKGLQVKTGQFPFSANGRALGHGDTRGFVKVVADAQTDKLIGIHMVGGGVSELIGEVVAIMEFGGSSEDLARTVHAHPTLSEAVKEAALAADKRALHM, from the coding sequence ATGGATTCTTTCGACGTTCTGGTGATTGGGGGCGGCCCAGCGGGTTACGTGGCCGCCATTCGCGCGGCGCAACTGGGCTTCAGCACAGCGTGCGTGGACGCCTTCGAACGGGACGGCAAGGCCTCTCTGGGCGGCACCTGCCTGAACGTAGGCTGCATTCCCAGCAAGGCGATGCTGGACTCCTCTGAAAAGTTTGAGATGATCACCCACGAGGCGGCCGAGCACGGTATTGACGTGCAGGGCGCCAGCGTGGACGTCGCGCGGATGCTTTCGCGCAAGGCCGGCGTGGTGGACAAGCTCACCGGCGGCATTGCCTACCTGTTCAAGAAGAACAAGGTCAAGAGCTTCTTCGGCCTGGGTCGTCTGGTCCGTCAGGACGGCGACGGCTGGGTCGTGGACGCCGCCGGGACCGAGGTTCGGGCCAAACATGTGATCGTGGCGACCGGCAGTAATCCCCGGGCCCTGCCACTGGCGCCGTTCGGCGGCCACATCGTGGAGAACAGCGGCGCGCTGGCCTTCGAACAGGTGCCCGGCAAGCTCGGTGTGATTGGTGCAGGGGTCATTGGTCTGGAACTGGGCAGCGTGTGGCGCCGCCTGGGGGCGCAGGTCACGGTGCTCGAAGCCCTGCCTGGATTCCTGATGGCCGCTGACGACGCCATAGCCAAAGAAGCACTCAAGCAGTTTCAGAAGCAGGGCCTGGAATTCCACTTCGGCGTCAGCATCACCGAAGTGACCCAGGACAATGCGGGCGTGACCGTGACCTACCAGGAAAACGGCAACGCGGTGACCGCGCAGTTCGACAAGCTGATCGTCTCTATCGGGCGCGTGCCGAACACCCAGGGCCTGGGTGCCGACACGGTGGGCCTGGAGCTCGACGAGCGCGGCTTCGTGAAGGTGGACAGTCACTACCGCACCAACCTGCCGGGCATCTATGCCATCGGCGATGTCATCGGCGGCGCCATGCTGGCCCACAAGGCCGAGGAAGAGGGCGTGGCGCTGGCCGAGATGATCGCCGGTCAGGCCGGGCACGTCAACTACGACGTGATCCCCTGGGTGATCTACACCAGCCCCGAGATCGCCTGGGCTGGCCTGACCGAGAAGGGCGCCAAGGAAAAGGGGTTGCAGGTCAAGACGGGCCAGTTCCCCTTCAGCGCCAACGGCCGGGCCCTGGGCCACGGCGACACGCGCGGATTCGTCAAGGTGGTGGCCGATGCCCAGACCGACAAGCTGATCGGCATCCACATGGTTGGTGGCGGCGTGTCCGAGCTGATCGGCGAAGTCGTGGCCATCATGGAGTTCGGCGGCAGCAGCGAGGATCTGGCGCGCACCGTTCACGCGCACCCCACCCTCAGCGAGGCGGTCAAGGAAGCAGCGCTCGCAGCTGACAAACGCGCACTGCACATGTAA
- a CDS encoding DUF177 domain-containing protein, translating into MTDSPRIHLGSLLRSSEDAHAEGELTELTYEQGGVEQTLSFAQPAYFEVDINHLGGQEMYLQGTFEPTLVMECARCLREVHVPLDLKLGTLMRYDPSAEVPHLEEAETGEEMLMFGDPNLDLSAYLAETTLLAAPLSVLHAPECKGLCQVCGHDLNEGPCEHMAQVPVEEIDDELGVPEGTVHAKQNPFTALQGLKLPED; encoded by the coding sequence ATGACCGATTCGCCCCGTATTCACCTGGGTTCGCTGCTGCGCTCCTCCGAGGACGCGCACGCCGAAGGCGAACTGACCGAGCTGACCTACGAGCAGGGCGGCGTCGAACAGACCCTGTCCTTTGCCCAACCTGCCTACTTCGAAGTTGATATCAATCACCTGGGCGGCCAGGAAATGTATCTGCAGGGCACCTTCGAGCCCACGCTGGTCATGGAATGTGCCCGCTGCCTGCGCGAGGTTCATGTGCCGCTGGACCTCAAGCTGGGGACCCTGATGCGCTACGACCCCTCTGCTGAGGTTCCGCATCTGGAAGAAGCTGAGACCGGCGAGGAAATGCTGATGTTTGGCGACCCCAACCTGGATCTCAGCGCCTACCTGGCCGAAACCACCCTGCTGGCTGCGCCGCTCAGCGTGCTGCACGCGCCGGAATGCAAGGGCCTGTGTCAGGTGTGCGGTCACGACCTCAATGAGGGTCCCTGCGAGCACATGGCCCAGGTACCGGTCGAGGAAATTGACGATGAACTGGGCGTCCCCGAAGGCACCGTGCATGCCAAGCAGAACCCCTTCACGGCGCTGCAGGGCCTGAAACTGCCTGAGGACTGA
- the moaC gene encoding cyclic pyranopterin monophosphate synthase MoaC → MSSAVPDPAEARAPELTHFSAGLPRMVDVSDKVPTARTATAEAWVRLPPEARAALEAGTNAKGDPLIVARLAGLAASKRTADLITLCHPLPVTGADVRVTLEPAGVRIEATVKTTGPTGVEMEALTAVAVAALNVYDMLKAASKALEITGIRLLTKTGGKSGDYAAAPAPLQPDVHSVDL, encoded by the coding sequence TTGAGCTCCGCAGTTCCTGACCCGGCAGAAGCCAGGGCCCCGGAGCTGACCCACTTCAGCGCTGGCCTGCCGCGCATGGTGGACGTCAGTGACAAGGTACCCACGGCCCGCACGGCCACTGCGGAGGCCTGGGTCCGACTTCCCCCTGAAGCGCGCGCCGCGCTTGAAGCCGGGACCAATGCGAAGGGTGACCCGCTGATTGTGGCGCGTCTGGCAGGACTGGCAGCCAGCAAGCGAACCGCAGACCTGATTACCCTGTGTCATCCGCTTCCGGTCACCGGGGCAGACGTCCGGGTCACGCTGGAGCCTGCGGGGGTACGCATCGAGGCCACGGTCAAGACCACCGGGCCTACCGGCGTGGAAATGGAGGCGCTGACTGCTGTAGCCGTCGCGGCGCTGAACGTCTACGACATGCTGAAGGCAGCCAGCAAAGCTCTGGAAATTACAGGCATACGGCTGCTGACCAAAACCGGGGGCAAAAGCGGAGATTACGCGGCCGCTCCTGCGCCTCTTCAACCTGACGTACACTCCGTAGATCTCTGA
- a CDS encoding polymer-forming cytoskeletal protein, with amino-acid sequence MEWLHLEADGALAPETEAALAALPDQAEVQRQRERLARAAQVLRTLDTPALPHSVALPAAQEVAWSARLQMLPVPEQPVSVAAQVQADIRIARQLREASVPVLPASLAAEVAQTIRFAQQLSPPALPQPTLPHSVAASVVAEVTGARQLSLAPPPLPRSVAASVMARMRSSEIPYAAPVPPEQIPRQVPVHILPSLRRHNPAPLILVLALLLGLTLLAVTTAWPNLAAGMLVLRTLLAQVSPVAGVGLGLLLLTSLLVTWRPTPALRQVGAGAFALSAVLTLPALYQVVGQGDIRFGQDITVQGPVKGNVIVVGGDVHLHEDARVQGEVVTLLGDVQRSPGAQVSGRVNALLGHAPGDLEALETQPPAGISLATAAAFRPVLGWLGAAAWPQVFVTLTGGALLLLFVAGAAPGLAQRQRHAPMRTLALGVLVLAALIGPALALALAGLLGPSLLGAALAVLIIALGLSVSAYDVGRALATRARLPVPDAVGALLGLSAVAASLSLPPLAFGLALIGGAWGAGTLVLAREHLQRP; translated from the coding sequence TTGGAGTGGCTGCATCTGGAAGCAGATGGGGCGCTGGCTCCCGAAACCGAAGCAGCCCTGGCGGCCCTTCCTGATCAGGCGGAAGTGCAGCGGCAACGGGAAAGGCTGGCTCGGGCAGCCCAGGTGCTGAGGACGCTGGACACCCCGGCGCTGCCCCACAGCGTGGCGCTCCCGGCTGCGCAGGAAGTGGCCTGGAGTGCCCGTCTGCAGATGCTGCCTGTGCCGGAACAGCCGGTGTCAGTGGCAGCGCAGGTGCAGGCAGACATCAGGATCGCGCGGCAGCTGCGTGAGGCCAGTGTGCCTGTTCTGCCAGCCAGTCTGGCGGCAGAGGTGGCGCAGACCATACGGTTTGCCCAGCAGCTCAGCCCCCCGGCGCTGCCACAGCCCACATTGCCCCACAGTGTTGCCGCGAGTGTCGTAGCTGAGGTGACTGGAGCCCGGCAGCTGAGTCTGGCCCCGCCTCCCCTGCCCCGTTCAGTGGCGGCCAGTGTGATGGCCCGCATGAGGTCTTCAGAGATCCCGTACGCGGCACCTGTCCCCCCTGAGCAGATTCCCAGGCAGGTTCCTGTACACATCCTGCCCTCTTTAAGGCGGCACAACCCGGCTCCTCTGATACTGGTTCTGGCGCTGCTGCTGGGCCTGACCCTGCTGGCCGTCACAACTGCCTGGCCCAATCTGGCCGCTGGCATGCTGGTTCTCCGGACGTTACTGGCTCAGGTCTCCCCTGTGGCAGGTGTGGGACTGGGGTTACTGCTGCTGACCAGCCTGCTGGTGACCTGGCGTCCCACGCCCGCACTGCGGCAGGTGGGGGCTGGAGCCTTTGCGCTCTCGGCAGTGCTGACCCTTCCGGCGCTGTACCAGGTGGTGGGCCAGGGCGATATCCGCTTCGGGCAGGACATCACCGTGCAGGGCCCGGTAAAGGGAAACGTGATCGTCGTGGGTGGTGACGTCCACCTTCACGAAGATGCCCGGGTACAGGGCGAGGTCGTGACTCTGCTGGGAGACGTGCAGCGTTCGCCTGGCGCCCAGGTCAGCGGACGCGTCAATGCCCTGCTGGGCCATGCGCCCGGCGACCTGGAAGCTCTGGAAACGCAGCCTCCAGCTGGCATCAGTCTGGCCACCGCTGCGGCATTTCGTCCGGTACTGGGCTGGCTGGGTGCGGCGGCCTGGCCCCAGGTCTTTGTCACGCTGACTGGGGGAGCCCTGTTGCTGCTGTTTGTGGCCGGCGCTGCACCTGGGCTGGCGCAGCGCCAACGTCACGCTCCCATGCGCACGCTGGCCCTGGGTGTTCTGGTGCTGGCCGCCCTGATCGGTCCAGCGCTGGCGCTTGCCCTGGCAGGCCTGCTGGGTCCGTCGCTGCTGGGAGCTGCACTGGCTGTCCTGATTATTGCCCTGGGCCTGAGCGTCAGCGCTTACGATGTGGGCCGGGCCCTGGCCACCCGTGCCCGCCTGCCGGTGCCGGACGCTGTCGGGGCACTGCTGGGTCTGAGTGCTGTGGCGGCCAGCCTGAGCTTGCCCCCACTGGCCTTTGGCCTGGCCCTGATTGGTGGAGCCTGGGGTGCCGGAACCCTGGTCCTGGCACGAGAGCATCTGCAACGGCCCTGA
- a CDS encoding helix-turn-helix domain-containing protein, whose product MKLHERLRELRSERGLRLKDVAEVAQISVPYLSDLERGRTNPSLETLQTLAGAYNITVHDLLEGVEFYGASTEGALPKGLSDLIADPTLGPQITPDWVRTLSRIELRGKRPRDKQDWYEIYLHLKRILS is encoded by the coding sequence ATGAAACTGCACGAACGACTCCGTGAACTGCGCAGCGAACGGGGGCTGCGGCTCAAGGATGTTGCCGAGGTGGCCCAGATCAGCGTTCCTTACCTCAGCGACCTCGAGCGCGGACGGACCAACCCTAGTCTGGAGACCCTCCAGACACTGGCTGGTGCGTACAACATCACGGTCCACGACCTGCTTGAAGGCGTCGAGTTCTACGGTGCCTCCACCGAAGGTGCTCTGCCCAAAGGTCTGTCTGACCTGATTGCTGACCCCACCTTGGGGCCACAGATCACGCCTGACTGGGTTCGCACCCTGTCCCGCATCGAACTGCGTGGCAAGCGTCCCCGCGACAAACAGGACTGGTACGAGATCTACCTGCATCTGAAACGCATCCTCAGCTGA
- a CDS encoding carboxypeptidase M32 has translation MSMEQLKRRLGQVSDLRAAEGLMSWDQETHMPHEAARVRGIQMATLAGLAHDIFTDAQTGVLLEGVQAQDEVEQALVRVARRDYERATKLPTAFVEELTRSRNEAHHAWVEARRHSSFATFAPHLTKMMDLARRQADLLGFEEHPYDALMDAYEPGMRASQVRAVFADLRDRTLPLVRRIVDAGDATDYSVLERPFPAEAQKAFAWRVAGEAFGLQPHFARQDESAHPFQTNFSRSDLRITTRVEPYWPACLFGTWHEAGHAMYERGVSERWERTPVSRGASLGVHESQSRMFENLLGRSRPFWNRYFPQLAQAAPEVTAGLDAETLYRAVNRVNPSMIRVEADEVTYNFHVMLRFELELALLEGSLQVSDLPEAWNARMNEYLGLTPRNDAEGVLQDVHWSAGLIGYFPTYTLGNLLSVQLLEAAQQDIVVAAGVQQAEYGPLLSWLAENVHQHGRSLTPEELTLKATGRALSADPYVAYLHRKYEEIYNLS, from the coding sequence ATGAGCATGGAACAGCTGAAAAGGCGCCTTGGGCAGGTCAGTGATCTGCGTGCGGCGGAAGGTCTGATGTCCTGGGATCAGGAAACACATATGCCGCATGAAGCTGCGCGGGTTCGTGGCATACAGATGGCTACCCTGGCTGGTCTTGCGCACGACATCTTCACTGACGCCCAGACAGGTGTGCTGCTCGAAGGCGTGCAGGCGCAGGATGAGGTGGAGCAGGCTCTCGTACGCGTCGCCCGGCGCGACTACGAACGAGCCACAAAACTTCCCACAGCATTCGTGGAAGAACTGACCCGCAGCCGCAACGAAGCCCACCATGCCTGGGTCGAGGCCCGCAGGCACAGTAGTTTTGCGACCTTCGCGCCGCATCTGACCAAGATGATGGACCTCGCGCGGCGTCAGGCGGACCTGCTGGGGTTTGAGGAGCATCCCTACGACGCGCTGATGGATGCCTACGAGCCTGGGATGAGGGCCTCACAGGTCAGAGCGGTCTTTGCCGACCTGCGTGACCGCACCCTGCCTCTGGTGCGCCGCATCGTAGACGCTGGTGACGCAACCGATTACAGCGTGCTGGAGCGCCCCTTCCCGGCAGAGGCCCAGAAGGCTTTTGCCTGGCGCGTGGCTGGAGAAGCTTTTGGGCTGCAGCCTCACTTCGCACGTCAGGATGAGAGCGCCCACCCGTTCCAGACCAATTTCAGCCGCAGCGACCTGCGCATCACCACGCGGGTGGAGCCGTACTGGCCTGCATGTTTGTTCGGCACCTGGCACGAGGCTGGACACGCCATGTACGAACGGGGTGTTTCAGAACGCTGGGAGCGGACCCCTGTGTCCCGGGGAGCGAGCCTCGGCGTGCACGAGAGCCAGTCGCGGATGTTCGAGAATCTGCTGGGGCGCAGCCGGCCCTTCTGGAACCGTTACTTCCCGCAGCTGGCACAGGCGGCACCTGAGGTCACAGCCGGACTCGATGCAGAGACGCTGTACCGCGCCGTGAACCGTGTCAATCCGAGCATGATCCGTGTGGAGGCCGATGAGGTGACCTATAACTTTCATGTCATGCTCCGCTTCGAACTGGAACTGGCCCTGCTGGAAGGCTCACTGCAGGTGTCTGACCTGCCGGAGGCCTGGAATGCGCGGATGAACGAATACCTGGGACTGACGCCGCGCAACGACGCCGAGGGGGTTTTGCAGGACGTGCACTGGTCCGCCGGGCTGATCGGCTATTTCCCGACGTATACGCTGGGCAATCTGCTGAGTGTTCAACTCCTGGAAGCTGCGCAACAGGACATAGTCGTGGCTGCTGGTGTGCAGCAGGCCGAGTACGGCCCCCTGCTGTCCTGGCTGGCCGAGAACGTCCACCAGCACGGCCGCAGCCTGACGCCCGAGGAGCTGACCCTGAAGGCCACCGGCCGGGCCTTGAGCGCCGATCCCTATGTCGCCTACCTGCACCGCAAATACGAGGAGATCTACAACCTGAGCTGA
- a CDS encoding bifunctional folylpolyglutamate synthase/dihydrofolate synthase, producing MSLRGYAACVRLEADLEWLFSRQRFGMHPGLTRVHSLLTRLGEPQRAFRVVLVGGTNGKGSTAASLASMLRAQGRRVGLFTSPHLTRFAERFVVGGELLPDDVVLRSLHQVRPHAEAIEASFFEIVTALGCLVFAEAGVQDAVMEVGLGGRLDATNALDPVLSVITNVALDHTEVLGNTVELIAAEKAGILRPGRPAVTGAAPDVWPMLEAEGADLWSLENRVRRQSLGWDGEQVVVRLPAGVELTFRTPLLGAHGAQNAALAAAAAYRLGVSPEAISRGAQTTQWPGRMEVLTVGEGRVLLDGAHNPAGAEAVVRALRDLGVGKLPLVFGAAADKDLSGVAAALEPVASQVVLTRARLSPRSADPAALAPLFPGHQVTLTESPEQAIAALRALGAPLALVCGSLYLIGEVRPLLLGTVSEERERWQ from the coding sequence ATGTCGCTGAGAGGCTATGCTGCGTGCGTGAGGCTGGAGGCAGATTTAGAGTGGTTGTTTTCCCGGCAGCGGTTCGGAATGCATCCAGGGCTGACCCGGGTGCACTCGCTGCTTACGCGCCTGGGTGAACCACAGCGCGCGTTCCGGGTGGTTCTGGTTGGAGGCACCAATGGCAAGGGCAGTACTGCGGCTTCTCTTGCAAGCATGCTCAGGGCACAAGGCCGCCGGGTCGGGCTCTTTACCAGCCCCCATCTGACCAGATTTGCTGAGCGTTTCGTGGTCGGTGGCGAGCTGCTGCCGGACGACGTGGTGTTGCGTTCCTTACATCAGGTGCGGCCACATGCAGAGGCCATTGAGGCCTCGTTCTTTGAGATTGTGACAGCTTTGGGATGTCTGGTCTTCGCAGAGGCTGGAGTGCAGGACGCGGTGATGGAAGTGGGCCTGGGAGGCCGCCTGGACGCGACAAATGCTCTTGATCCAGTGCTGAGCGTGATCACCAACGTTGCGCTGGACCATACAGAGGTACTGGGCAACACCGTGGAATTGATCGCCGCGGAAAAGGCCGGAATTCTGCGCCCAGGGCGCCCAGCAGTCACGGGCGCAGCACCGGACGTCTGGCCAATGCTGGAAGCGGAGGGTGCAGACCTCTGGAGCCTTGAAAACCGTGTGCGGCGCCAGTCACTCGGATGGGACGGAGAGCAGGTCGTGGTCAGGTTGCCTGCTGGGGTGGAGCTGACCTTCCGGACGCCACTGTTGGGAGCGCACGGCGCACAGAACGCGGCTCTGGCGGCGGCGGCGGCTTACCGGCTTGGGGTGTCTCCTGAAGCCATCTCTCGAGGGGCACAGACCACCCAGTGGCCAGGCCGGATGGAAGTCCTGACAGTTGGAGAAGGAAGGGTCCTGCTGGACGGCGCCCACAATCCCGCTGGCGCCGAGGCTGTTGTTCGGGCGCTACGTGATCTGGGTGTCGGGAAGCTCCCGCTGGTCTTCGGTGCGGCAGCAGACAAGGACCTTTCCGGGGTGGCGGCGGCGCTGGAACCTGTGGCTTCGCAGGTGGTCCTGACCCGGGCCAGGCTCAGCCCGCGGTCAGCGGATCCGGCGGCTCTGGCGCCTCTGTTTCCCGGTCATCAGGTCACCCTGACAGAGTCTCCTGAGCAGGCAATCGCCGCCTTGAGGGCTCTGGGGGCACCACTGGCGCTGGTGTGCGGCAGTTTGTACCTGATTGGAGAGGTCCGGCCGCTCCTCCTGGGAACCGTGTCCGAAGAGCGAGAACGCTGGCAGTAG
- a CDS encoding manganese-dependent inorganic pyrophosphatase produces the protein MIAVFGHRNPDTDAIASAMVYASLLSRQGVEAQAYRLGELNFETSYVLRELGLEAPDLLPELKAGTQVALVDHNESAQSAANLAELAVTRVVDHHKLGDLVTSDPPFLRFEPVGCTSTILLKLFREANLAVEPQDAKLMLSAILSDTLHFRSPTTTPDDRMAVEFLAPIAGIEDVEAYALAMFAAKSDLGDTPAAQLLKMDYKVFPFGDPAQRWGIGVIETTNPAYVFGRKAELLQAMDEARAEGGLNGVLLSVVDILNETNRTFILSATEHRVVQEAFGVETVDGVADLGDRISRKKQIVPALEAYFASGT, from the coding sequence ATGATTGCTGTGTTTGGTCATCGGAATCCTGATACGGACGCCATTGCGTCGGCCATGGTGTATGCCAGCCTGCTCTCCCGGCAGGGGGTGGAAGCCCAGGCATATCGTCTGGGGGAACTGAACTTTGAAACCTCTTACGTGCTCCGTGAACTGGGCCTGGAAGCCCCGGACCTTTTGCCTGAGTTGAAGGCTGGCACGCAGGTTGCTCTGGTTGACCACAATGAGAGTGCGCAGTCGGCCGCTAACCTGGCTGAGCTGGCCGTAACGCGCGTTGTGGATCATCACAAGCTGGGCGATCTGGTCACGTCTGATCCACCTTTCCTGCGCTTCGAGCCGGTTGGCTGCACGTCAACTATCCTGTTGAAACTGTTCCGGGAGGCAAACCTGGCGGTAGAGCCGCAGGACGCGAAGCTGATGCTCAGCGCCATTCTGAGCGACACCCTGCACTTCCGCAGCCCGACAACCACCCCTGATGACCGCATGGCTGTGGAGTTCCTGGCACCCATTGCGGGGATTGAAGACGTCGAAGCGTATGCACTGGCAATGTTCGCGGCCAAGAGCGACCTTGGGGATACACCGGCCGCTCAGCTTCTCAAAATGGACTACAAGGTCTTTCCCTTCGGTGACCCGGCACAGCGCTGGGGCATCGGTGTCATTGAAACCACTAACCCAGCGTACGTTTTCGGCCGCAAGGCTGAACTGCTGCAGGCTATGGATGAGGCGCGTGCAGAGGGGGGGCTCAATGGCGTTCTGTTGAGTGTGGTGGACATTCTGAACGAGACCAACCGTACGTTTATCCTGAGTGCCACCGAACACAGAGTGGTTCAGGAAGCCTTTGGGGTTGAAACGGTTGACGGCGTGGCCGATCTGGGAGACAGGATCAGCCGCAAGAAGCAGATTGTTCCAGCGCTGGAAGCTTACTTCGCCTCAGGGACCTGA